The Faecalibacterium sp. I3-3-33 DNA window CACGATACAGAGAGAACGGCGACCAGACCCCTGCATTGATGAGGTTGCCCTTGTACAGTTCCAGACGCACCTTGCCGGTGACATGCTCCTGTGTGGAGGTGACAAAGGCACTCAGAGCTTTGCGCAGCGGGCTGAACCACTGGCCATCATACACCAGTTCGCCAAAGGTGATGGCCAGCTCACGCTTCTTGTGGGCGGTGAGCTTGTCCAGCGTCAGAGTTTCCAGCACTTCGTGGGCTTTGTACAGGATGGTGCCGCCGGGGGTCTCATAGACGCCGCGGCTCTTCATGCCCACAAGACGGTTCTCCACTACATCGTACAGGCCGATGCCGTTGCGTCCGCCGATCTCATTCAGCTTTGCGATGATGGCAGCGGGCTTCAGCTTCTCGCCGTTCAGAGCCACAGGAGCGCCCTTTTCAAATTCCAGCTCCACGAACTCGGACTTGTCCGGTGCGGTCTTGGGACTGACACCCAATTCGAGGAAGCCGGCCTTATCGTACTGAGGCTCGTTGCCTGGGTCTTCCAGATCAAGACCCTCGTGGCTCAGGTGCCACAGGTTCTTGTCCTTGGAGTAGTTGGTCTCGCGGCTGATCTTCAGCGGGATGTGATGAGCCTCGGCATAGTCGATCTCCTCATCGCGGCTCTGGATGTCCCACTCGCGCCACGGGGTGATGATCTTCAGGTTGGGTGCAAAGTGCATGATGGCCAGCTCAAAGCGCACCTGATCGTTGCCTTTGCCGGTGCTGCCGTGGCAGACCGCATCCGCACCCTCGGCGCGGGCAATCTCCACCACGCGTTTTGCCAAAATGGGGCGGGCAAAGCTGGTGCCCAGCAGATAACCCTCGTAATCTGCCCCGGCCTGCATGGTGGGAATGACGTAATCCTCCACAAATTCATCGGTCAGGTCTTCGATGTACAGCTTGGATGCGCCGCTTGCCTTGGCACGCTCTTCCAAGCCTTCCAGCTCACCCTTCTGCCCCACGTTGCCGCACACGGCAATGACCTCGCAGTTGTTGTAGTGCTCTTTCAGCCACGGGATGATAATCGATGTGTCCAGACCGCCGGAATATGCCAGCACGACCTTTTTGACCTCAGACATAGGAACTGCCTCCGTTCAAACCAACTTATATACTTTTCGATTTCCCTCGTGCAATTTCATGATTGCAGTGTCCGTTATACGGTCACTTGGAAAATGTGTAAAAAGTGTTCTGCATATAGCCGCAATATGAAAGCAGTATTTCACAGCGGGGCATTATGAATCTATAATAGTAGTTGGAAATAAACAGAAAGAGGGTCTTTTTGATGGCAACGATATTTTCAAGGGAAGAAAAGGCAGAGGCACTGTTCGGGGAGATCCTGAAAAATCCAGAAGCCTGCCGACGCCTGATGGATACCTTCAACGACTCGCTGGACATGGCAGACGTACTGGATGCGCCGGCCGTGAGTGCACAGCAGTTTGCCGCAGCGCTGTTCAATGCCTACGAGAACAAGGATCTGTCTGCCTTTCTGATGGCGATCTGCCAGCACAGTATGTTTGACCTGCTACGGAACGCTGCCCTGATCCCGTTCAAATTCAACGCCGATGGTCAGCCGAACCCGGTGATCCTGACGGATGATGCCGGCGTTCTTTTGCCGAACAACAAATTTGCCGTGAGCAGCAAAGTATACGACCGGTTCATCCGGGTGTTCCAGAAGCAGGAAAAGGTAAAAATGTACCTTGCCAGCGGCTACTGCAAGTATCACGGCTACGACGAAGGCTCGATGGATGTGGTGGAGTACCACTACAACCAGCATTTGGGGCTGCTGCTGATCTACGAACTGCCGGACACCGTGAAGCAGAAGGTAACGGAAGCGGAGGCCTACTCCACCGTCTGGGATATCCAGATGAAGCTGCAGCACGCACTGCCCCGTTCCGTGGTCTACTATGGACAGGATACGCTCAAGGACAGCGGAACACGCTACGATGAACTTGGCGTTTTTCTACCGCTGGAACACTTTGCCGACCGGCTGGAACGCCATGTGGAAACTGCTACCAAGATCGTTTACGGCGAGTAAACGCCCTGTAAACGAACTCCCTTTATAAGTGCATCACAGCAAAACAAAACGCAGCGAACCGTTAAAAGATTCGCTGCGTTTTGCCTTATATGGGAGAATGGAAATGCTGCACATCAGGTGCAATAACGGAAAGTCTTGTCAGTGACAATACGGGCGAAGATCAGCCCTAACGGCAGTGCCACGATGATGAGAATGGCATTTGCAAACCATATGGCAGAGTCCATCAGAGACAGGATGCCCAGATTATAGATGGCACGGTAGAAATACAGTCCCGGTACCATGATAACGATGGACGGCACGGTGACGGAGATGCGGGGATAACCAACGGCGCTCTTCAGGCAGGAGGCCAGCAATCCGGACAGCAGTGCGCCCAGAAACGCTGCAATAGCGGGCGGAAAGCCCGCAAGGCTCACCAGCTCCAGCCGGAACGTGTTCGTTACCGCACCGATAAGGGCGGCGCAGACTGCCAGGTTCCGGGGACTGTTGAACATGAGCGAAAAGCCGAACACACCGCCAAAACTTGCCAGCAGCCGGAACACGATCTCTTCCGGGAGTGTCAGGCTCAGGGCAGGGAACTGCACCGGCTGCAAATGCAGCAGCAGTGCCATGATCCAAGCCGTCATGGTTGCCACCAGAATGATGAGGATGGCGTAGGCCAGACGTTCCAGCCCGGAGCGCATATCCAGCTTGGCAAGGTCGATGCCGCTGGTAATGAACGGAAAGCCCGGAATGATGAAGAGCATGGAGCAGATATACCCCGCCTCGTGCTGCGCCGATACGGCAAACAGCACCTCTGCCAGCTTCAGCAGGATGGCATACACGAGGCTTGCTGAACAGACCGACGCCGTAATGCCCAGAAACAGGGTGAAATGGTGCTTTGTCAGCTTGCACCGTACAAAGTTGCCGATACCTGCACCGCAGAAGGCACACAGCATTTCCACAATGCCGCCGCCAAGCAGAAAGGTGAAGCAGCCGCAGGCCAGTGCAGCTGCAAAGCCCAGCGCGATGGGCGAATACAAGCCGTGGAGGCGCTCGATCTCATCGAGGTGGCTGTGCAGTTCTTCGCCGGTCATAAATTTTCCTTCCCGGTCGAAGTCGTTGACGAAATGCTCCAGTCGGTTCAGCCGGGAGGTATTCACGCCCGTATTTGTCAGACAGAGTGACTGGGTATAACACTGGTCACCGTCAAAGCAGGTGAACTCAATGGACAACAGGCCGATGTCCGCTGTTGTTGTGACTCCCAGCTCCCGCGAAAGGGTGTTCATGGAGCTTCGGACACGCCATGCGCCGGTGCCGCATTCCAGCAGCATCAGCCCGGTGCGTCCAATGACGGAGGCTTTTTCCACAAGCCCCGCCTCGGTAATGGGAACGCCCTTGCTGGCCGACGCATAGTCGTGCCAGTAGACTTCCATGTGATTTTTGATGATCTCACTTTGCCGTTGTCCCATACCGGAAAGCCTCCTTTGTGATATGGGAATGTTGCAGCCGTTTCAAGACTGCGGTGCTATTATAAGGGAAATTGCAGGGCGGGTAAAACGTATCTTGGATATACCGGCAATGTTCGTTTGGTATTTCAAAGAAGAAAATACGTTGCGTTTTTGGCGGCTCTGCGGTAGGATAGAAAAAACACGCCGAAAGGAAACTGCCGTGACCCTTCAACAACTCCGCTATGTCACGGCTGTTCCGGCACCGGCACCATCAGCCATGCAGTGCAGCAGTTCTATATTTCTCAGCCCAGCCTGACCAATGCTATCCGGGAGCTGGAACAGGAAGTGGGGCTGGCGCTTTCCAAGACGGCAAGCTCTGTGGTGAGCCAGACGCTGCTGGAATATCTGAGATCCACCCGGCAGCAAAAGGATGCACCGCAGATAAAATAAGAGCAAATAGCGGATAACGGTATAAAAGCAGCTCTCCGCTTTGCTGAATGGAGACGTGCAGTTGGAACAAGATGGTGGTTCCTTGTTTTTCTGGTAAGAGCACAGGATTCATGCTATCATAGCAGTCATATTGAAAGACATCCCGCTTGAAAGTGAAAGCTTTACTTTCAGGCGGGACTTTTTGTTTTTTTATTGTACTAAAAATGTTATCCCAGGCATGGAAGTGGAGGTTCATAACTTCGGAGAGCAGCTTCTGGACAATGGTTTTTTGAATTTATAGAAGTCGCATAGAAAGACATCCCGTCTGAGGGCAAAGC harbors:
- a CDS encoding argininosuccinate synthase, encoding MSEVKKVVLAYSGGLDTSIIIPWLKEHYNNCEVIAVCGNVGQKGELEGLEERAKASGASKLYIEDLTDEFVEDYVIPTMQAGADYEGYLLGTSFARPILAKRVVEIARAEGADAVCHGSTGKGNDQVRFELAIMHFAPNLKIITPWREWDIQSRDEEIDYAEAHHIPLKISRETNYSKDKNLWHLSHEGLDLEDPGNEPQYDKAGFLELGVSPKTAPDKSEFVELEFEKGAPVALNGEKLKPAAIIAKLNEIGGRNGIGLYDVVENRLVGMKSRGVYETPGGTILYKAHEVLETLTLDKLTAHKKRELAITFGELVYDGQWFSPLRKALSAFVTSTQEHVTGKVRLELYKGNLINAGVWSPFSLYREDIATFAAGGDYKQSDATGFISIYGLPTKVQAIVNSEKEGQ
- a CDS encoding DUF4866 domain-containing protein, with the protein product MATIFSREEKAEALFGEILKNPEACRRLMDTFNDSLDMADVLDAPAVSAQQFAAALFNAYENKDLSAFLMAICQHSMFDLLRNAALIPFKFNADGQPNPVILTDDAGVLLPNNKFAVSSKVYDRFIRVFQKQEKVKMYLASGYCKYHGYDEGSMDVVEYHYNQHLGLLLIYELPDTVKQKVTEAEAYSTVWDIQMKLQHALPRSVVYYGQDTLKDSGTRYDELGVFLPLEHFADRLERHVETATKIVYGE
- a CDS encoding threonine/serine ThrE exporter family protein, whose protein sequence is MGQRQSEIIKNHMEVYWHDYASASKGVPITEAGLVEKASVIGRTGLMLLECGTGAWRVRSSMNTLSRELGVTTTADIGLLSIEFTCFDGDQCYTQSLCLTNTGVNTSRLNRLEHFVNDFDREGKFMTGEELHSHLDEIERLHGLYSPIALGFAAALACGCFTFLLGGGIVEMLCAFCGAGIGNFVRCKLTKHHFTLFLGITASVCSASLVYAILLKLAEVLFAVSAQHEAGYICSMLFIIPGFPFITSGIDLAKLDMRSGLERLAYAILIILVATMTAWIMALLLHLQPVQFPALSLTLPEEIVFRLLASFGGVFGFSLMFNSPRNLAVCAALIGAVTNTFRLELVSLAGFPPAIAAFLGALLSGLLASCLKSAVGYPRISVTVPSIVIMVPGLYFYRAIYNLGILSLMDSAIWFANAILIIVALPLGLIFARIVTDKTFRYCT